In Corallococcus caeni, the following are encoded in one genomic region:
- a CDS encoding YkgJ family cysteine cluster protein has translation MSSALSTLCLHCGMCCDGTLFTQVPLKPGEAEALRKRGLPLGTREDGAGVLPQRCAALEGLCCTVYEERPEACRRYRCQLFTALAEGEVSLEEAKGVVDAAHARVDAVAAALGSAGDGRGSAMRQARVAAAGLELSGETREALAHAEVYLDRHFRGRFRRSG, from the coding sequence ATGTCCTCCGCCCTGTCCACCCTCTGCCTCCACTGCGGCATGTGCTGTGACGGCACCCTCTTCACCCAGGTGCCGCTGAAGCCCGGCGAGGCGGAAGCCCTGCGCAAGCGGGGCCTGCCGCTGGGGACGCGGGAGGACGGCGCGGGGGTGCTGCCCCAGCGCTGCGCCGCGCTGGAGGGGCTGTGCTGCACCGTCTATGAGGAGCGCCCGGAGGCCTGCCGCCGCTACCGCTGCCAGCTGTTCACCGCGCTGGCGGAGGGCGAGGTGTCCCTGGAGGAGGCGAAGGGCGTGGTGGACGCCGCGCACGCCCGGGTGGACGCGGTGGCGGCCGCCCTGGGTTCCGCTGGGGACGGAAGGGGCTCCGCGATGCGTCAGGCGCGGGTGGCCGCGGCCGGGCTGGAGCTGTCTGGAGAGACGCGCGAGGCCCTGGCGCACGCGGAGGTGTACCTGGACCGGCACTTCCGGGGGCGCTTCCGCCGCTCGGGGTGA
- a CDS encoding ABC transporter permease has product MLKWAQKLGMIALLFALWEGLSRSGVWNKHLFPGPLEVVQALIAMARDGQLGAATLRSLGRLSRAYLLSVAIGVPLGLCIARLAFFRNAVKPVVMGLQALPSICWLPLALLWFGLNDSAILFVVVMGSVLGISIATEDAVNGLDPQLARVARTLGVRGPRFYFGVLLPGALPGIVTGLKLGWSFAWRALLAGELLFVSGGLGQLLTMGRELMDVSQVMAVMLAIILIGITVDRVLFQTVETRLRRRWGLTASV; this is encoded by the coding sequence ATGCTGAAGTGGGCGCAGAAGCTGGGGATGATCGCGCTGCTCTTCGCGCTCTGGGAGGGGCTGTCGCGCTCCGGCGTGTGGAACAAGCACCTGTTCCCCGGGCCGCTGGAGGTGGTGCAGGCGCTCATCGCCATGGCCCGCGACGGACAGCTGGGCGCCGCCACGCTGCGCTCGCTGGGACGGCTGTCGCGCGCCTACCTCCTGTCGGTGGCCATCGGCGTCCCGCTGGGGCTCTGCATCGCGCGGCTGGCCTTCTTCCGCAACGCGGTGAAGCCGGTGGTGATGGGGCTGCAGGCCCTGCCCTCCATCTGCTGGCTGCCGCTGGCCCTCCTGTGGTTCGGCCTCAACGACAGCGCCATCCTCTTCGTGGTGGTGATGGGCAGCGTGCTGGGCATCTCCATCGCCACCGAGGACGCGGTCAACGGCCTGGACCCGCAGCTGGCCCGCGTGGCGCGGACCCTGGGCGTGAGGGGCCCGCGCTTCTACTTCGGCGTGCTCCTGCCCGGCGCGCTGCCCGGCATCGTCACCGGCCTCAAGCTGGGGTGGAGCTTCGCGTGGCGCGCGCTGCTGGCGGGGGAGCTGCTCTTCGTCTCCGGCGGCCTGGGCCAGCTGCTCACCATGGGCCGCGAGCTGATGGACGTGTCGCAGGTGATGGCGGTGATGCTGGCCATCATCCTCATCGGCATCACGGTGGACCGCGTCCTCTTCCAGACAGTGGAGACGCGCCTGCGGCGCCGGTGGGGCCTGACGGCGTCCGTGTGA
- a CDS encoding PilZ domain-containing protein: protein MHTDTHDAPAGRETLLGYRVGTELSAAASFGADFSSGRLVQLSLEHLTLHLESRAVPRKGQAASVVVGEGERWATALDAEVIGVNALRPEVSLRFVAPPLDAGRRIVGLLESLRDNGLLLTPETRPVWREQIDRAERVTRICEALASRQARGVLRSRDGQAVAEVTCAFFEPLQDAFAWNLHGTLPPGAFTLEAFGYSSVVHFQVDAARMEGGLLVMTTPPSLVRFRHRWLRRTQASASCTLEFDHPLWPQVHVRRGLLDVSYEGLSFLTQPGEDLMYPGLRLPVMEVALDGHAPVRLRAEVRNISSTPHGRRCGVSVRPLDAEGARAWRALVEAQAHPTTKVEGDWNDATWKLFERSGYFRLPGKEPEKFTSLRDQFSRAQDKLQEAPLLGYRVVRPAEDGMEATLSVLKPYAGSWMAHQLARHQPPGSRSTAREALRDIYLRGYEPTQADPEVKWFFAYCEANVRWVRYTKFDFATWYADTGQTCLVPFRLMEGEVDSVWTKPANITVGTPTQEERASFFARVAGTRPEAYREALDLVPERFDLEATRTGWGDAGLSRERELVVARHEGRAVAFAVFESAQPGLNLFNVLDGVRLVPLEEDAKPEVQDAYVALLAQAAEWYRARDRKVFVHYVEAACVEYAERVSLADLGDGKLWVMSARLLPEFLEHLCESTTPRAA, encoded by the coding sequence ATGCACACGGACACTCACGACGCGCCGGCTGGCCGCGAAACCCTCCTCGGATACCGGGTGGGGACGGAGCTCAGCGCGGCGGCCTCGTTTGGCGCGGACTTCTCTTCCGGGCGTCTGGTGCAGCTGTCACTGGAGCACCTCACGCTCCACCTGGAGTCGCGCGCGGTGCCTCGCAAGGGACAGGCCGCGTCCGTGGTGGTGGGGGAGGGCGAGCGGTGGGCCACCGCGCTGGACGCGGAGGTGATTGGCGTCAACGCCCTGCGCCCGGAGGTGAGCCTGCGCTTCGTCGCGCCGCCGCTGGACGCGGGCCGCCGCATCGTGGGGCTGCTGGAGTCGCTGCGTGACAACGGCCTCTTGCTCACGCCGGAGACGCGGCCCGTGTGGCGCGAGCAGATCGACCGGGCGGAGCGCGTCACGCGCATCTGCGAAGCGCTGGCGTCCCGGCAGGCCCGCGGCGTCCTGCGCTCGCGCGACGGCCAGGCCGTGGCGGAGGTCACCTGCGCCTTCTTCGAGCCGCTCCAGGACGCGTTCGCCTGGAACCTGCACGGCACGCTGCCCCCGGGCGCCTTCACCCTGGAGGCCTTCGGCTACTCCAGCGTGGTGCACTTCCAGGTGGACGCGGCGCGCATGGAGGGCGGCCTGCTGGTGATGACGACGCCCCCGTCGCTGGTGCGCTTCCGCCACCGGTGGCTGCGCCGCACGCAGGCCAGCGCGTCCTGCACGCTGGAGTTCGACCATCCGCTCTGGCCCCAGGTGCACGTGCGCCGCGGCCTGCTGGACGTCTCCTACGAAGGCCTGTCCTTCCTCACGCAGCCGGGCGAGGACCTGATGTACCCGGGCCTGCGCCTGCCGGTGATGGAGGTGGCCCTGGACGGCCACGCGCCGGTGCGCCTGCGCGCGGAGGTGCGCAACATCTCCAGCACGCCCCACGGCCGCCGCTGCGGCGTGAGCGTCCGGCCCCTGGACGCCGAAGGGGCCCGCGCGTGGCGCGCGCTGGTGGAGGCCCAGGCCCACCCCACCACCAAGGTGGAGGGCGACTGGAACGACGCCACCTGGAAGCTCTTCGAGCGCTCCGGCTACTTCCGCCTCCCGGGCAAGGAGCCGGAGAAGTTCACCAGCCTGCGCGACCAGTTCTCGCGCGCGCAGGACAAGCTCCAGGAGGCGCCGCTGCTGGGCTACCGCGTGGTGCGCCCCGCGGAGGACGGCATGGAGGCCACGCTGTCCGTGCTCAAGCCCTACGCGGGCAGCTGGATGGCGCACCAGCTGGCGCGGCACCAGCCGCCGGGCAGCCGCTCCACCGCGCGCGAGGCCCTGCGCGACATCTACCTGCGCGGCTACGAGCCCACCCAGGCGGACCCGGAGGTGAAGTGGTTCTTCGCCTACTGCGAGGCGAACGTGCGCTGGGTGCGCTACACGAAGTTCGACTTCGCCACCTGGTACGCGGACACCGGCCAGACGTGCCTGGTGCCCTTCCGCCTGATGGAGGGCGAGGTGGACAGCGTCTGGACGAAGCCCGCGAACATCACCGTGGGCACGCCCACCCAGGAGGAGCGCGCCAGCTTCTTCGCCCGCGTGGCCGGCACCCGCCCGGAGGCCTACCGGGAAGCGCTGGACCTGGTGCCGGAGCGCTTCGACCTGGAGGCCACGCGCACCGGCTGGGGTGACGCCGGCCTGTCCCGCGAGCGCGAGCTGGTGGTGGCCCGCCATGAGGGCCGCGCCGTGGCCTTCGCGGTGTTCGAGTCCGCGCAGCCGGGCCTGAACCTCTTCAACGTGCTGGACGGCGTGCGCCTGGTGCCCCTGGAGGAGGACGCGAAGCCGGAGGTGCAGGACGCGTACGTGGCGCTCCTGGCCCAGGCGGCGGAGTGGTACCGGGCGCGCGACCGCAAGGTGTTCGTCCACTACGTGGAGGCCGCCTGCGTGGAGTACGCGGAGCGCGTGTCCCTGGCGGACCTGGGCGACGGCAAGCTGTGGGTGATGTCCGCCCGACTGCTGCCGGAGTTCCTGGAGCACCTCTGCGAGTCCACCACGCCGCGCGCGGCGTAG
- a CDS encoding ABC transporter substrate-binding protein gives MSSARPLSLLLGVCVLLTGVASCKKDTPSGANAPLRVAFFPNITHAQALVANSEGLFASQPGMGHLEVRQFNAGPAAMEALVAGSVDVAYVGPGPAINTYLKAGKELRIIAGAVNGGAVLVVKSAKTAQELKGKKLATPQLGNTQDIALRTWLKAQKLNITADAGGDVQVIPISNPDILAQYLQGAIEGAWVPEPWGARMLAEGGGHILVDERDLWPDKRFPTTVVVTTKKVLETQRSRIAALLRIHVQLTERWRADPAAFATSVNSAFGQLTRKPLPGPVLQDAFSRLEPSLDPVPSALKTSAEHAKALGFIPSDDIAGLVDLSVLDEVRGATKPN, from the coding sequence ATGTCTTCCGCGCGTCCGCTGTCGCTGCTCCTCGGTGTCTGCGTCCTCCTGACCGGCGTCGCCTCCTGCAAGAAGGACACGCCCTCCGGCGCCAACGCGCCCCTGCGCGTGGCCTTCTTCCCCAACATCACGCACGCGCAGGCGCTGGTGGCGAACTCGGAGGGGCTCTTCGCGTCCCAGCCCGGGATGGGCCACCTGGAGGTGCGGCAGTTCAACGCGGGCCCCGCCGCCATGGAGGCGCTGGTCGCGGGCTCCGTGGACGTGGCCTACGTGGGCCCGGGGCCCGCCATCAACACGTACCTCAAAGCCGGCAAGGAGCTGCGCATCATCGCGGGCGCGGTGAACGGCGGCGCGGTGCTGGTGGTGAAGAGCGCGAAGACGGCCCAGGAGCTCAAGGGCAAGAAGCTGGCGACGCCGCAGCTGGGCAACACGCAGGACATCGCCCTGCGCACCTGGCTGAAGGCCCAGAAGCTGAACATCACCGCGGACGCGGGCGGCGACGTGCAGGTGATTCCCATCAGCAACCCGGACATCCTGGCCCAGTACCTCCAGGGCGCCATCGAGGGCGCGTGGGTGCCCGAGCCCTGGGGCGCGCGCATGCTCGCGGAAGGGGGCGGTCACATCCTGGTGGACGAGCGCGACCTCTGGCCGGACAAGCGCTTCCCCACCACGGTGGTGGTGACGACGAAGAAGGTGCTGGAGACGCAGCGCTCGCGCATCGCGGCGCTCCTGCGCATCCACGTGCAGCTGACCGAGCGCTGGCGCGCGGACCCGGCGGCCTTCGCCACGTCCGTCAACTCCGCCTTCGGCCAGCTGACGCGAAAGCCCCTGCCCGGGCCCGTGCTCCAGGACGCGTTCTCCCGCCTGGAGCCGAGCCTGGACCCCGTGCCCTCCGCGCTCAAGACGTCCGCCGAGCACGCGAAGGCGCTGGGGTTCATCCCCAGCGACGACATCGCGGGGCTCGTGGACTTGAGCGTCCTGGACGAGGTGCGCGGCGCCACGAAGCCGAACTGA
- a CDS encoding NYN domain-containing protein has translation MAGRTDEQHRIALFIDFENLVTNTGISASQFDLQPALDQLLEQGKVVFRRAYCNWSRFEDAKQRLHDVGVELVDVPPSTRAGKNSADMRLVIDALELCYAREQIDTFVIASGDSDFCPLAYKLRENGRTVIGLAVREASSQMFVRACDQFIYMKPKHKGDGSHKEKDRDHGGRGSKGDEGKGGKRGGKGHDKGHEGKGAKEGAESKGGKPKAEVPAVAREVVQSLLRRATGPLNPSLIKETIVRKEPDFDERDHGFSTFARLLEALEQEGVLRRIQQGRQGYIVGPDSDFGAPAHEGKAGKGRHAKAPTPVEEEEEELESYPDPDDEGL, from the coding sequence TTGGCTGGACGTACCGACGAGCAGCACCGCATCGCACTCTTCATCGACTTCGAGAACCTGGTCACCAACACGGGCATCAGCGCCAGTCAGTTCGACCTGCAGCCCGCGCTGGACCAGCTCTTGGAGCAGGGCAAGGTCGTCTTCCGCCGCGCCTACTGCAACTGGTCGCGCTTCGAGGACGCGAAGCAGCGCCTGCACGACGTGGGCGTGGAGCTGGTGGACGTGCCCCCGTCCACCCGCGCCGGCAAGAACAGCGCGGACATGCGCCTGGTCATCGACGCGCTGGAGCTGTGCTACGCGCGCGAGCAGATTGACACCTTCGTCATCGCCTCCGGCGACAGCGACTTCTGCCCCCTGGCGTACAAGCTGCGTGAGAACGGCCGCACCGTCATTGGCCTGGCCGTGCGTGAGGCCAGCTCCCAGATGTTCGTGAGGGCGTGCGACCAGTTCATCTACATGAAGCCCAAGCACAAGGGCGACGGCTCCCACAAGGAGAAGGACCGCGACCACGGCGGCCGGGGCTCCAAGGGCGACGAGGGCAAGGGCGGCAAGCGGGGCGGGAAGGGCCACGACAAGGGCCACGAGGGCAAGGGCGCCAAGGAAGGCGCCGAGTCCAAGGGCGGCAAGCCCAAGGCGGAGGTGCCCGCCGTCGCGCGCGAGGTGGTGCAGAGCCTGCTGCGCCGCGCGACGGGCCCGCTCAACCCGTCGCTCATCAAGGAGACCATCGTCCGCAAGGAGCCCGACTTCGACGAGCGCGACCACGGCTTCTCCACCTTCGCGCGGCTCTTGGAGGCGCTGGAGCAGGAAGGGGTCCTGCGCCGCATCCAGCAGGGGCGCCAGGGCTACATCGTGGGCCCGGACTCGGACTTCGGCGCTCCGGCGCACGAGGGCAAGGCCGGCAAGGGGCGCCACGCCAAGGCGCCCACCCCGGTGGAGGAGGAGGAAGAGGAGCTGGAGTCCTATCCGGACCCGGACGACGAGGGGCTGTAG